From one Bacteroides eggerthii genomic stretch:
- a CDS encoding fimbrial protein, giving the protein MRKIRNTIPFLHALLLSALLLAGCVREEFPGAGSVAEGEPARIELNLIVPTMSSGSSTRALTPEQENKIENLRVMVFRADGSVVSNGKYVSSGSKFTIDSYSGSNYTLFFIANVSNAEIEAKLQSAASLPEVEGIVTTATQLDFGMNTTHPLMMTGKQENVTFAPGNSTYGTPVQLHFIAAKVTLKVMDKTPGGQEIIFIGWDVENVPLRSYLFSNATDINQPGTTADKDDYWLTTDADYPFEVEDKPKKTVSQTLYVFENRRGGRVNRSLPGDRYQGMAFDDQDHRGKAWFKPARATAIVIKAMHKTTWETKQVKAHIYLGADNHSDYNIERGKHYTFTVTVNGLNDIKVDSNVEYYTGDFSVDFEKRNFDAHPDFSPMRINAVKGKMTMEILDDAGRAYNEPGFDATWLKISPLDLMWHQVKQASPHDEWQQQVGEVGSFVRAKYIPHKSVREKLEQQGITGWNPIPTGQEDDDVMAFADATHRMCYKITDIPFTEITATSKMLYVYADEYLNRKGDRGASVQLTFYKDGGDPNTPEVRTFHFTQIRGGHIYTEYVNDPGLLMINEDGSLGTVKKPFFTERIKECELYSLYPGVLDFRTRNPRWGFYGMLLYNGPDKSRNGKFLTENAVYTDVRRVNNEVVGFGTAFDSYRPMYGTGDQPLPKYTGATSGAPYYYPDASANIYHPIYKTSAARYCHEKNRDLNGDGMIDASESHWYLPSIDEMKLIFLSRVLDHDIHGILNLMTSTEKEADSYLSIGLYVDTQYYRFAEYFNGSLSKDTQTWTYCVRRL; this is encoded by the coding sequence ATGAGAAAGATAAGAAATACGATACCTTTCCTTCATGCGCTGCTTCTCTCCGCCTTGCTTCTGGCGGGATGCGTCCGCGAGGAGTTTCCGGGTGCAGGCTCTGTGGCAGAAGGAGAGCCTGCACGAATAGAGCTCAACCTGATTGTGCCGACCATGAGCAGCGGTTCTTCCACCCGCGCCCTGACTCCCGAACAGGAGAACAAGATTGAGAATTTGCGGGTGATGGTGTTCCGGGCAGACGGCTCGGTGGTGAGCAACGGTAAGTATGTAAGTTCCGGTTCTAAATTTACAATAGACAGCTATTCGGGTAGCAACTACACGCTCTTTTTCATTGCCAACGTCAGCAATGCGGAGATAGAGGCCAAGTTGCAGTCCGCCGCTTCTCTGCCGGAGGTGGAAGGCATTGTGACAACCGCCACCCAGCTGGACTTCGGCATGAACACCACGCACCCCCTGATGATGACGGGAAAGCAGGAGAACGTGACCTTCGCTCCGGGCAACAGCACCTACGGCACTCCGGTTCAGCTTCATTTCATTGCCGCCAAAGTGACGCTGAAGGTGATGGACAAAACCCCTGGCGGCCAAGAGATAATCTTCATAGGCTGGGACGTGGAGAATGTTCCACTCCGCAGTTATCTGTTTTCGAATGCTACGGATATCAACCAGCCCGGCACTACCGCCGACAAAGATGATTACTGGCTGACAACGGATGCGGACTATCCGTTTGAGGTGGAGGACAAACCGAAGAAAACAGTCTCCCAAACACTCTATGTCTTTGAAAATCGCAGAGGAGGACGTGTGAACAGGTCCCTTCCTGGCGACAGGTATCAAGGGATGGCTTTTGACGACCAAGACCACCGCGGCAAAGCCTGGTTCAAGCCCGCACGTGCCACTGCCATCGTCATTAAGGCCATGCACAAGACCACATGGGAAACGAAGCAGGTAAAGGCGCATATCTACTTGGGAGCCGACAACCATAGCGACTACAACATAGAGCGTGGCAAGCACTACACCTTTACCGTAACGGTCAACGGGTTGAATGACATCAAAGTGGACTCGAATGTGGAGTATTATACGGGAGACTTTTCGGTGGATTTTGAAAAGAGAAACTTCGATGCACATCCCGATTTTTCTCCCATGCGCATCAATGCGGTGAAAGGAAAGATGACCATGGAAATTTTGGATGATGCCGGCAGAGCTTATAACGAACCGGGGTTCGATGCCACATGGCTTAAAATATCTCCTTTGGACTTGATGTGGCATCAGGTGAAGCAAGCGTCTCCCCATGATGAGTGGCAACAGCAGGTGGGCGAGGTAGGCAGTTTTGTACGTGCGAAATATATCCCCCACAAGAGTGTGAGGGAAAAGCTGGAGCAGCAAGGAATAACCGGCTGGAATCCTATTCCCACAGGGCAGGAGGATGACGATGTCATGGCATTTGCCGATGCCACCCATCGCATGTGTTATAAAATAACGGATATTCCGTTTACGGAAATCACTGCAACCAGTAAGATGCTGTATGTTTATGCGGATGAATATCTAAACAGGAAGGGTGATCGTGGTGCCAGCGTACAACTGACTTTCTACAAAGATGGAGGAGATCCGAATACGCCGGAAGTTAGGACTTTTCACTTTACGCAAATTCGTGGTGGTCATATTTATACTGAATATGTTAATGACCCCGGATTACTTATGATAAATGAGGATGGCTCGCTTGGCACTGTCAAAAAACCGTTTTTTACTGAGAGAATTAAGGAGTGTGAACTCTACAGCTTATATCCGGGGGTATTAGACTTTAGAACCAGGAATCCGCGATGGGGCTTTTACGGTATGTTGCTCTATAACGGGCCTGATAAAAGCCGTAATGGTAAATTCCTGACAGAAAATGCCGTATATACCGATGTTCGGCGTGTGAACAATGAGGTTGTAGGTTTTGGTACGGCTTTTGACTCTTACCGTCCGATGTATGGGACTGGGGATCAACCCCTTCCCAAATATACAGGAGCGACTTCCGGTGCTCCTTATTATTATCCAGATGCATCTGCGAATATTTACCACCCCATTTACAAGACTTCTGCGGCACGATACTGCCACGAGAAGAACAGGGACTTAAACGGTGATGGAATGATTGATGCTTCGGAGAGCCATTGGTATCTACCATCGATAGATGAAATGAAGTTAATCTTTCTTTCCAGAGTCCTTGATCACGATATCCATGGTATTTTGAATCTTATGACTTCTACTGAAAAAGAAGCCGATTCTTATCTTTCTATCGGTTTATACGTTGATACTCAATATTACAGATTCGCTGAATACTTTAATGGCTCTCTTAGCAAGGATACTCAAACGTGGACTTATTGTGTCAGGAGATTATAA
- a CDS encoding FimB/Mfa2 family fimbrial subunit: protein MQKNKFRNCLQILPVLFLMAFVSASCIKDDLSGCPSPHVSGLTLQVKAFDADGGTLGSETIKDITLYVFDKDKNLLDTLHTSLSELVTLDYPGHDVLKLVAWGNGRQGSQTLPALRQGDHLETAFVSLIHQPQTRITYPVAGSPDDLFYGTIDIQTSADALSATGTLSDKELPLRRKVSGVAVTARHLKEYVGSSDGDFHYILRKTGNMLDFYGLPNGTDVSYRPEASFNDRGDFVSSVFNILPTEEELRIDIYHRGVLRTTVISDSNGKPLRVSEGRLLNVLVDFDGAISVEVKVTDWGKQEIWKEF, encoded by the coding sequence ATGCAGAAGAACAAATTCCGTAACTGCTTGCAAATACTGCCTGTATTGTTTCTTATGGCATTTGTATCTGCAAGCTGCATCAAGGACGACCTTTCGGGCTGTCCTTCTCCCCACGTCTCCGGACTTACCTTGCAGGTAAAGGCCTTCGACGCCGACGGCGGCACGCTTGGCAGCGAGACTATAAAGGACATCACGCTCTATGTTTTCGACAAAGACAAAAACTTGCTCGACACCCTCCACACCTCCCTTTCGGAACTTGTCACGCTGGACTATCCCGGACACGACGTCCTGAAACTGGTGGCATGGGGCAACGGCCGGCAAGGCAGCCAGACGCTGCCCGCACTGCGGCAGGGCGACCACTTGGAGACGGCCTTCGTATCGCTCATCCACCAACCCCAAACTCGGATAACCTACCCCGTAGCAGGCTCGCCCGACGACCTCTTCTACGGCACCATAGATATACAGACCTCCGCCGATGCGCTCTCCGCCACCGGCACCCTCTCCGACAAGGAACTTCCCCTGCGGCGCAAGGTCTCCGGCGTAGCCGTTACGGCGCGCCACCTCAAGGAGTACGTGGGAAGCTCCGACGGCGATTTCCACTACATCCTGCGCAAGACGGGCAACATGCTCGACTTCTACGGCCTGCCCAACGGCACCGATGTGAGCTACCGCCCCGAAGCCTCGTTCAACGACCGGGGAGATTTCGTCTCCTCCGTTTTCAACATCCTGCCCACCGAGGAGGAGCTCCGCATAGACATCTACCACCGGGGCGTGCTCCGGACAACCGTCATTTCCGACAGCAACGGCAAACCCCTGCGCGTGTCAGAAGGCCGCCTGCTCAACGTGCTTGTCGACTTCGACGGTGCTATCAGCGTAGAAGTCAAAGTCACCGACTGGGGCAAACAGGAGATATGGAAAGAGTTCTAA
- a CDS encoding fimbrial protein, translated as MKKIKFLAVALAAFTMFSCTNDEVENLGNNVPGEQAVLTIKLKGDGDNQAQSRAAGPATDTEDAVINNYLVFLFREGGALDCAPYEGSSNAAATITTGTTAAKKAYVVANTGALAGGLFATVKTETDLLAVTGSLMDNTDNASTQTKTNLWMSGESEVKFNGGTNAQVTVSLSFVAAKIQLIVKDNRKNMTGGTITITDDAAVLLFAGKKGRFFGSAAEKVTQNEFYTGFNQYTGAFDSGVTTSTALSDAVSPGDFTINAGSTVFNHFYTFGNDGTTQPTILAIKSTKTVGGTSSPIFYPILFTNTDARHTIEPGKSYTVTVTLNGDVAAGGGGGTTDPEEPVVSSSIEVTVTAAQWVTQPVDKEFN; from the coding sequence ATGAAGAAGATTAAATTTTTAGCAGTGGCTCTTGCAGCCTTCACGATGTTCTCGTGCACTAACGATGAAGTAGAGAATTTAGGAAACAATGTTCCGGGCGAGCAGGCGGTACTTACCATCAAGCTTAAAGGCGATGGAGATAATCAGGCGCAATCAAGAGCTGCGGGACCGGCTACCGATACAGAAGATGCTGTGATTAATAACTATCTTGTGTTCCTGTTCCGCGAAGGTGGCGCTTTGGACTGTGCTCCTTATGAGGGTAGTTCCAATGCAGCTGCTACAATCACAACTGGTACTACTGCCGCAAAGAAAGCGTATGTGGTGGCCAATACGGGCGCACTGGCTGGCGGCCTTTTTGCAACCGTTAAGACGGAAACCGACTTGTTGGCGGTGACAGGTAGCCTGATGGATAATACTGATAATGCTTCAACTCAGACGAAAACCAACCTTTGGATGTCGGGAGAGAGTGAAGTTAAATTTAACGGTGGTACTAACGCTCAGGTTACTGTATCCTTAAGCTTCGTAGCGGCAAAAATACAGCTTATTGTTAAGGATAATCGTAAGAATATGACCGGTGGTACTATTACGATTACAGACGACGCAGCTGTATTGCTGTTTGCAGGTAAGAAGGGACGCTTCTTCGGAAGTGCCGCAGAAAAGGTTACCCAAAACGAATTCTATACAGGATTTAACCAATATACTGGTGCCTTTGATTCGGGTGTAACAACATCTACGGCTCTGTCCGATGCAGTGAGTCCGGGTGATTTCACAATCAATGCAGGTAGCACTGTTTTCAACCACTTCTACACTTTCGGCAACGACGGTACGACTCAACCCACCATCCTTGCCATCAAGTCAACAAAGACTGTGGGCGGTACTTCTTCTCCTATCTTCTATCCCATTCTGTTTACAAACACCGATGCACGCCACACCATCGAACCGGGCAAGTCCTATACAGTGACTGTTACCCTGAATGGCGATGTAGCAGCCGGTGGCGGCGGTGGTACTACCGATCCGGAAGAACCTGTTGTCTCTTCTTCCATAGAAGTGACTGTGACTGCTGCTCAATGGGTTACCCAACCCGTCGACAAAGAGTTTAACTAA